GGGTTTCGGCTGAGGCGTCGAAGTCGGTTCCGGTGGTGTACTGGCCAGGGTCGAAACCGGCCGGGCTCCCTTCAGAGCAGAACACCAGGTTAGTCGCCGCTTGGGCGAAGGGTGCGCTGGCGAGCAAGCCGGCGCTGACTAATAACGGAAGGACTGCTTTCTTGAACATGGTGGCCTCATGATTTGTTGTCATTTTTGGTGTAGAGGGCGACCTTGTGAGTCGACCCGCCGATACTTATGCAGCCCTCATACCCAATGCAAGATGCAGGGCTGCCACAAGTCTCAAAGAGTGGAACGAACGTACAGGAATGACGCATTTGTATAAATCTTGACGCATTTGATCGTTTGCGCCGGTGTTTTGTGGTGCATGCGCTGCCTTTTCACGGGGCAATCGAAGCCCATCGCGCCCACTCTTGGTGCGGTGCTGGCTGGTGTGCCGGGTGATGCTTGGCCCAGGCGCCCGGCCTTGTCTGACCGGATGGAGGTGGGCGGCTGGGTGAGGGAGGCCGTGGAGAACGGATGCCCGCAATTTTGCTGGCGATGGCGCGTGCTCGGCACATCGTCGCAGGTGCTGAATTCGGGGCTCGCAGTGAGGTTGTCACTGTGGAGGTCGCTGCGGGTTTGTGACGGCGTAGTGCCGCGGATCAGACCAGTTGTCTGCCAAACCTGGAGCGGAAAGGTCTTATCCATGCAAACCTCATTTTTTCTTTTTCTAGGGCATATCTGAGGATTGGCCTTGTGGGCCATGGAAACTCGCCTTCTTATGGGGAGTGGATGCAGCCCCATGGACCCTGTGCGGCGACGGCGATCGCTTTGTTGTGTTGTTGATAGTCGATTCGCCGATGCCGAAATTAAGTCATGCTGAAATCGTGGTCAACGAAAATTAAGCGTGACTAACATTTCTCCTTGTGCACAGGTTTGTCCCAGGGGTTCGACTGACGGCCGTGCGCTGGGCTCAGGCCGCGGAATGGTCGTCGAACAGGCCCATGGTGGTGACGGTCAGGACTTCTGCCGGGCCATTGCCGACGTTGGCCAGGCAATGAGTCTTGGTGGCGTCGAAGTGCACCGAGTCACCGGCACTCAGGGGATATTGACTGCCCTCGATGGTGTAGACGATCTGTCCTGAAAGCACGTAGGAGAACTCCGAGCCGTCATGGGAAATCAGCTCGGACTGGTAGCCCACCGGTATGTTCATCTTGACCGCGTTGATCAGGTTTCCGGGAAAGGAGCTGGACAGGCGCTCGTAGGCCAGTGGCTGGCCTTCGATGGTGTAGCGCACCCGCTTGCCGTCGTGGGAGTCGGGTTGCGCCTGGATCGGCTGGTCGAACAGGGCGTTCAGCGGAACGTTCAGAGACTTGGCGATATTGACCAGGGAAGAGATCGATACACCCGTGAGATTACGCTCTGCCTGGGAGAGGAAGCTGGCGGTCAGACCGGATTCGCTGGCGATCTGGCGCAGGGTTTTCTTGGCGGCGCGGCGATAGCGACGCAGGCGTTCGCCGATGCGATCTGCGGTCATTGAAGAGACTCTTATAGGAAAGAAGCAGTATACCCGGCGGACGTCAGCAACATCTGAGCCGCTGCGTACCGGGGGGCATAACTCTAACACCACAAAGCCGGGTTCCCCCGGGTCCGGGTTGAAATAGCCGGTAACGAAAAACGGCGATAACCTTGATGCCGAAGGTTATCGCCGTTGGAAGACGGAGGGAAAAGGTCAGGGCATCAGCACTTCGATGGCGCCGTCGGCGGTCATGCTGACCTGGCTGGTGCCGGCCTCGACTTCTGGTGTCACTGGGGCCGAATCCATGCTGGCGGCCTTCATCATCATCGGCGCGCGCATGTAAGGCTGTGGATAACCATTGCTGTTGAGGTTCAGGTTGACGATCTTGTAGCCCTTGCCGCCCAGGGCCTCGGTGGCCAGTTGCGCACGGGCCTTGAAGGCCTTGACCGCATCCTTGAGCAACGCGTCTTCGCTGGCCTTGCGGGTCGGGTCGGCGATGGCGAAGTCCATGCCACCCATCTTCAGGTCGCCCAGCAGTTCACCGGTGAGCTTGGACAGCGCGGCGAAGTCGGAGCTTTCCAGGCGCAGTTCGGCGCGCTCACGCCAGCCTGTGATCTTCTGGCCCTTGCCGTCGTAGATCGGGTAGCTGTTGCGGCTGCCCTGGCGCAGGGTCACGTCCTTGACCTGGCGCGCCTGGTCCAGGGCCTTGTTCATGGTGGTGGTGATTTCTGCGGCGAGCTTGGCCGGGTCGGTGTTCTGCGATTCGCTGTAGAGGGTCACGATCATCAGATCCCGAGCCACTTCCTGGCTGACTTCGGCGCGCAGGGAAATCTGGTTGTAGTGCAGTTCATCGGCGGCCAGGGCGGGCAGGCTGGTGAGGGTGCCGGCGCTGAGAGCGAGAAGGGCGACGCTGCGACTGAAATGCTGCATGAAAACTCCTTGAGTGCGGTCCGCAGGATAAGGTCAGAGCCTGGGTGAAACCTTCAGACTGTGGTTTTTATTCCTCGTTGCGGCCAATTACAACTTTGATACACATGATCGCCATGGATCGTCCGCGGCCGCTCAAGGCAGTGTGGCGCTTTGCCGCAGTTTTGCCTGTGCCAGGGGCTGCTTGGTTATACTCCCGGCGATTGCCCTGGAGCGCTCATCAGGAGAGCTCATGCTCGCCCCCGTAAAATTGCTGTCCGCAACCCGTCAGAACCTCTGGCGCCTGACCTTTATCCGTACCCTGGTGCTGGCCGCTCAGGCCGGTTCGGTGGGGCTCGCCTACTGGCTGGACCTGCTGCCGCTGCCCTGGTTGCAACTGGGCGTGACCCTGATGTTTTCCATGGTGTTGTGCGCTTTCACCGCGATCCGCCTGCGCACCTCGTGGCCGGTGACGGAGCTGGAATACGCCCTGCAACTGGCCTGTGACCTGTTTATCCACAGTGTCCTGCTGTACTTCTCCGGTGGTTCCACCAACCCCTTCGTCTCCTATTACCTGGTGCCCCTGACCATTGCCGCGGTGACCTTGCCGTGGCGCTACTCGGTGGTCCTGTCGGGTATCGCCCTGACGCTCTATACCCTGTTGCTGGCGCGTTTCTACCCGTTGCAGACCTTCCCCATCGCCCGGGAGAACCTCCAGGTCTACGGCATGTGGCTGAGCTTTGCCCTGGCTGCGGCGGTGATCACCTTCTTCGCTGCACGCATGGCAGAAGAGCTGCGCCGCCAGGAAGAACTGCGGGCGATCCGGCGCGAAGAGGGGCTGCGCGACCAGCAATTGCTGGCAGTGGCGACCCAGGCCGCCGGTGCCGCCCACGAATTGGGCACGCCCCTGGCGACCATGAGCGTGCTGCTCAAGGAAATGCGCCAGGACCATTCCGACCCGCTGCTGCAGGATGACCTCGGCGTGCTCCAGGACCAGGTCAAGCTGTGCAAGGAAACCCTGCAGCAACTGGTGCGCGCGGCCGAGGCCAATCGCCGCCTGGCGGTGGACAT
The DNA window shown above is from Pseudomonas protegens CHA0 and carries:
- a CDS encoding ATP-binding protein; its protein translation is MLAPVKLLSATRQNLWRLTFIRTLVLAAQAGSVGLAYWLDLLPLPWLQLGVTLMFSMVLCAFTAIRLRTSWPVTELEYALQLACDLFIHSVLLYFSGGSTNPFVSYYLVPLTIAAVTLPWRYSVVLSGIALTLYTLLLARFYPLQTFPIARENLQVYGMWLSFALAAAVITFFAARMAEELRRQEELRAIRREEGLRDQQLLAVATQAAGAAHELGTPLATMSVLLKEMRQDHSDPLLQDDLGVLQDQVKLCKETLQQLVRAAEANRRLAVDMQEVTQWLDEALNRWHLMRPEASYRFHLLGEGPVPRLAPPPDLTQALLNLLNNAADACPEGLEVRLDWDAENLTISIRDHGAGVPLAIAEQIGKPFFTTKGKGFGLGLFLSKASVTRAGGSVKLYSHEEGGTLTELRLPRAARGDDHE
- a CDS encoding SIMPL domain-containing protein (The SIMPL domain is named for its presence in mouse protein SIMPL (signalling molecule that associates with mouse pelle-like kinase). Bacterial member BP26, from Brucella, was shown to assemble into a channel-like structure, while YggE from E. coli has been associated with resistance to oxidative stress.); the protein is MQHFSRSVALLALSAGTLTSLPALAADELHYNQISLRAEVSQEVARDLMIVTLYSESQNTDPAKLAAEITTTMNKALDQARQVKDVTLRQGSRNSYPIYDGKGQKITGWRERAELRLESSDFAALSKLTGELLGDLKMGGMDFAIADPTRKASEDALLKDAVKAFKARAQLATEALGGKGYKIVNLNLNSNGYPQPYMRAPMMMKAASMDSAPVTPEVEAGTSQVSMTADGAIEVLMP
- a CDS encoding helix-turn-helix domain-containing protein translates to MTADRIGERLRRYRRAAKKTLRQIASESGLTASFLSQAERNLTGVSISSLVNIAKSLNVPLNALFDQPIQAQPDSHDGKRVRYTIEGQPLAYERLSSSFPGNLINAVKMNIPVGYQSELISHDGSEFSYVLSGQIVYTIEGSQYPLSAGDSVHFDATKTHCLANVGNGPAEVLTVTTMGLFDDHSAA